The Candidatus Accumulibacter similis genome has a segment encoding these proteins:
- the glmM gene encoding phosphoglucosamine mutase, whose translation MTRKYFGTDGVRGRVGETPITPEFVMRLGHAAGRVLAARDSARSHAKPGDRPAVLIGKDTRISGYMLEAALEAGFSAAGVDVCLVGPMPTPAIAYLTRALRLQAGIVISASHNPYYDNGIKFFAANGSKLPDEMELEIEAALDEPLTCVPSAGLGRARRIDDADGRYIEFCKGTFPFEMDLRGLKIVVDCANGAAYHLAPHVFHELGAEVSDIGTEPNGLNINQDVGATAPAALSKAVVAQAADLGIALDGDADRLIMVDSRGQVYDGDQLLFAVVRSRLRQGAVAGVVGTLMTNLALEHALGELKVPFVRAAVGDRYVMDMLRQKGWLYGGENSGHILCLDRHTTGDGIVSALQVLCALREEGCDLQQLLGCLQLYPQKLINVALSKGFPWQEHALIAAARAEVERDLQGCGRVLLRASGTEPLLRVMVEGQDSLLVSSAAEKLAAAVREAVSS comes from the coding sequence GTGACGAGAAAGTATTTTGGCACCGATGGCGTCCGCGGGCGCGTCGGCGAGACGCCGATCACGCCCGAGTTTGTCATGCGGCTGGGACATGCTGCGGGGCGGGTCCTGGCTGCGCGCGACAGTGCGCGCAGCCATGCCAAGCCAGGCGACCGGCCGGCGGTGCTGATCGGCAAAGACACCCGGATCTCGGGCTACATGCTCGAGGCGGCACTCGAAGCCGGGTTTTCCGCGGCCGGCGTCGATGTCTGCCTGGTCGGACCGATGCCGACGCCGGCCATTGCGTACCTCACTCGCGCACTGCGCCTGCAGGCCGGCATCGTCATCTCGGCGTCGCACAACCCGTACTACGACAATGGGATCAAGTTCTTTGCGGCGAACGGAAGCAAGCTGCCCGACGAGATGGAACTCGAAATCGAGGCGGCTCTGGATGAACCGCTGACCTGTGTTCCCTCCGCAGGTCTCGGGCGGGCGCGGCGGATCGACGACGCCGACGGGCGCTACATCGAGTTCTGCAAGGGCACCTTTCCCTTCGAGATGGACCTGCGCGGGCTGAAGATCGTCGTCGATTGTGCCAACGGTGCTGCCTATCATCTCGCGCCGCATGTCTTTCACGAACTGGGGGCCGAAGTCAGCGACATCGGCACCGAACCCAATGGACTCAACATCAACCAGGATGTCGGCGCTACAGCGCCCGCCGCTTTGTCCAAGGCAGTCGTGGCGCAGGCGGCCGATCTCGGGATCGCGCTTGACGGTGACGCCGACCGCTTGATCATGGTCGATTCGCGGGGCCAGGTCTATGATGGCGACCAGTTGCTGTTTGCGGTGGTGCGGAGCCGATTGCGACAAGGCGCGGTCGCCGGAGTCGTCGGCACGCTGATGACCAATCTGGCTCTCGAACACGCCCTCGGCGAACTCAAGGTTCCGTTCGTCCGTGCTGCCGTTGGCGACCGCTACGTCATGGACATGTTGCGGCAGAAGGGCTGGCTTTATGGTGGCGAAAACTCGGGCCACATCCTCTGTCTCGACCGGCACACCACCGGCGACGGCATCGTCTCCGCGTTGCAGGTGTTGTGTGCGCTGCGCGAGGAAGGCTGCGACCTGCAGCAACTGCTGGGCTGCCTGCAACTGTATCCGCAGAAGCTCATCAACGTCGCGTTGAGCAAGGGCTTTCCGTGGCAGGAGCATGCGCTGATCGCGGCCGCGCGTGCCGAGGTCGAGCGCGACCTTCAGGGATGCGGGCGGGTGTTGCTGCGCGCTTCCGGAACCGAGCCGTTGTTGCGCGTGATGGTGGAAGGGCAGGATTCGCTGTTGGTCAGCAGTGCCGCAGAGAAACTTGCCGCGGCTGTTCGCGAAGCGGTTTCGTCGTAG
- the folP gene encoding dihydropteroate synthase produces the protein MLRCGRFQLAIDRPLLMGIVNLTDDSFSGDGLAGDTAAAVARAQKQIDAGADLLDLGAESSRPGALPVSADDELDRLLPVLDGLVGCGVPISVDTYKPEVMRAALRHGASMINDIYGLRMPGAVEAVAGSDCAVCLMHMQGEPLTMQQQPSYRNVVAEVRLFLRRRVQAARAAGISDERLVLDPGFCFGKTLQHNLELLRGLDRLAGEGLPVLAGLSRKSMLGAITGRPLGERLAANIAAAVLAVERGARILRVHDVAETRDAIAVWQGMRGAAAASPALVP, from the coding sequence ATGCTGCGTTGCGGACGTTTCCAACTGGCCATCGATCGCCCATTGCTGATGGGCATCGTCAACCTGACTGACGACTCCTTCTCGGGCGACGGCCTTGCCGGTGACACGGCTGCGGCGGTTGCACGGGCGCAGAAGCAGATCGACGCGGGTGCCGACCTGCTCGACTTGGGCGCGGAGTCCTCCCGTCCCGGCGCGCTGCCGGTCAGCGCAGATGACGAACTGGATCGACTGCTGCCGGTACTCGACGGGCTTGTCGGCTGTGGCGTGCCGATCTCCGTCGATACCTACAAGCCGGAGGTGATGCGTGCCGCCCTGCGGCACGGTGCATCGATGATCAATGACATCTACGGCTTGCGCATGCCCGGGGCTGTCGAGGCAGTGGCCGGCAGCGATTGCGCGGTCTGCCTGATGCACATGCAGGGAGAGCCGCTGACGATGCAGCAGCAGCCCTCGTACCGCAACGTCGTGGCCGAGGTACGCCTCTTCCTGCGCCGCCGCGTGCAGGCGGCGAGGGCAGCCGGCATCAGTGACGAGCGTCTGGTGCTCGACCCGGGCTTCTGCTTCGGCAAGACCCTGCAGCACAATCTGGAATTGCTGCGTGGCCTCGACCGGCTGGCGGGCGAAGGCCTGCCGGTGCTGGCAGGGCTGTCGCGCAAGTCGATGCTCGGTGCCATCACCGGGCGCCCGCTCGGCGAGCGCCTCGCGGCCAACATCGCCGCCGCCGTCCTGGCTGTCGAGCGCGGTGCGCGCATCCTGCGCGTTCACGATGTGGCCGAAACGCGCGACGCCATTGCCGTCTGGCAGGGAATGCGCGGCGCGGCCGCTGCGTCGCCGGCACTGGTTCCTTGA
- a CDS encoding transcriptional repressor translates to MKPAANRSGEQPTDAEGAALLIRRTGARATPARVRVLRLLRSAPTALTHHEIEQALGDLALDRVTLYRVLDWLVASGLAHRNTDTQRTFRFSAASSSEHAAHTHFRCDACGRVFCLDAAPPAAPSLPEGFSLSRIELDLRGRCAQCTGKAQ, encoded by the coding sequence ATGAAGCCTGCTGCCAACCGGAGTGGCGAACAGCCGACCGACGCCGAGGGCGCGGCACTCCTGATTCGCCGGACCGGCGCGCGCGCCACGCCGGCGCGCGTTCGCGTCCTCCGCCTGTTGCGATCGGCACCAACCGCACTGACCCACCACGAGATCGAACAGGCGCTCGGTGACCTGGCCCTCGATCGCGTCACCCTCTATCGCGTCCTCGACTGGCTGGTTGCAAGCGGTCTGGCGCACAGGAATACCGATACGCAGCGCACGTTCCGCTTTTCCGCCGCCAGCAGCAGCGAACACGCTGCGCATACCCACTTCCGTTGTGACGCTTGTGGCCGCGTCTTCTGCCTCGACGCCGCTCCACCCGCAGCACCAAGCCTGCCGGAAGGCTTCTCGCTGTCGCGTATCGAACTCGATCTGCGCGGACGCTGCGCGCAGTGCACCGGCAAAGCGCAGTGA
- the msrB gene encoding peptide-methionine (R)-S-oxide reductase MsrB: MNRCQTLKWLSRMPIGIVPAGTAGPNSTTDGGRLEKSQAEWATLLSLAAYRVLFEEDTERAGTSPLNDEKRDGTFVCAACHLPLFDSSAKYESGTGWPSFWKPLAGAIATRTDFRLIYPRTEYHCSRCGGHHGHVFGDGPKPTGKRYCNNGVALRFVPRAEPLPELRT, from the coding sequence ATGAATCGTTGTCAGACACTGAAATGGTTGAGCCGCATGCCGATCGGCATCGTCCCAGCGGGAACCGCGGGCCCGAACTCGACCACCGATGGCGGTAGGCTCGAGAAGTCGCAAGCCGAGTGGGCCACGCTGTTGTCGCTTGCCGCCTATCGTGTCCTCTTCGAAGAGGACACCGAACGCGCCGGGACGAGTCCTTTGAACGACGAGAAGCGCGATGGCACCTTCGTTTGTGCGGCCTGTCATCTGCCGCTCTTCGACAGCTCGGCGAAGTACGAGAGCGGCACCGGTTGGCCCAGCTTCTGGAAGCCTCTGGCCGGGGCTATCGCCACCCGCACCGACTTCAGGTTGATCTACCCGCGCACCGAATATCACTGCAGCCGCTGCGGCGGGCATCATGGGCACGTTTTCGGCGATGGTCCGAAGCCCACCGGCAAGCGCTACTGCAACAACGGTGTTGCGCTGCGCTTCGTGCCGCGCGCCGAGCCACTGCCCGAACTGCGCACATGA
- a CDS encoding GTP-binding protein: MTAALSPERAIPVTILTGFLGAGKTTLLNHLLRQPAMADAAVLINEFGEVAIDHHLVDKVDDNVVVLDSGCLCCSVRGELARSLRDLFMRRLRHEIPAFSRVLIETTGLADPAPVLYTLLEDFFIAERFRIDGVVTAVDATHASRQLGRHFEAVRQVTMADRLLLTKCDLADPSTIAALSRRLRRANPAAPQIEVAHGCIDAGQVLGCGLYDPVGKPADVRRWLAEEKVKAEQAASQHDLHVHDVNRHDALVHSFVLRFAEPFAWADFTEAIDVLLATCGDRILRIKGLVAVVDEVGPRVVQCVQHMRYPAASLPEWPDDDRQSRLVFIVRALERSIVDQAFIMFCGTAATGET, encoded by the coding sequence GTGACCGCCGCACTTTCGCCGGAGCGGGCGATCCCGGTGACGATCCTGACCGGCTTCCTGGGTGCCGGCAAGACCACACTCCTCAACCATCTCCTGCGACAACCCGCAATGGCCGATGCGGCCGTGTTGATCAACGAATTCGGTGAAGTCGCGATCGATCATCACCTGGTCGACAAGGTGGACGACAACGTGGTCGTTCTCGACTCGGGCTGTCTCTGCTGCAGTGTCCGCGGCGAACTCGCACGCAGCCTGCGCGATCTGTTCATGCGACGTCTGCGCCACGAGATCCCTGCCTTTTCGCGCGTCCTCATCGAAACCACCGGCCTCGCCGATCCGGCACCCGTGCTGTATACGCTGCTCGAGGACTTTTTCATCGCCGAGCGCTTCCGTATCGATGGAGTCGTCACCGCGGTCGACGCGACGCACGCCAGCCGCCAGCTCGGGCGCCATTTCGAGGCAGTGCGGCAGGTGACGATGGCCGATCGCCTGTTGCTGACCAAATGCGATCTGGCAGACCCGTCAACCATCGCCGCCCTGTCGCGGCGACTGCGACGGGCGAACCCGGCAGCACCGCAGATCGAGGTCGCGCATGGCTGCATCGATGCCGGGCAGGTACTTGGCTGCGGCCTCTACGACCCCGTCGGCAAGCCTGCCGATGTCCGGCGCTGGCTTGCCGAGGAAAAGGTCAAGGCCGAACAGGCTGCCTCGCAACACGACCTGCACGTGCATGACGTCAATCGCCATGACGCTCTGGTCCACTCCTTCGTCCTGCGCTTCGCCGAGCCTTTTGCCTGGGCGGACTTCACCGAGGCGATCGACGTCCTGCTCGCCACCTGTGGTGACCGCATCCTGCGCATCAAGGGCCTCGTTGCCGTCGTCGACGAGGTTGGGCCACGAGTCGTGCAGTGTGTGCAGCACATGCGCTATCCGGCAGCATCGCTGCCCGAGTGGCCGGATGACGACCGGCAAAGCAGGCTGGTGTTCATCGTCCGGGCGCTCGAGCGAAGCATCGTCGACCAGGCCTTCATCATGTTCTGCGGCACCGCGGCAACCGGCGAGACCTGA
- a CDS encoding DOMON-like domain-containing protein, translating into MPVTEFPLTLLCHPATPTPVVRSVEARAERTTSGDLTLAYRLRGDMVRLRIPPPATPGRANGLWEHSCFEAFIGIAGEPAYLEFNFSPSGEWASYAFKAYRQPAAEPASLPAPQLTARLSAGRLELEVLVAAAALPAEAATATLQVGLAAVVEAADVVDGSHSYWALHHPAGRPDFHHRDGFRLVLAPAADSASRNS; encoded by the coding sequence ATGCCTGTCACCGAATTCCCCCTGACCCTCCTCTGCCACCCGGCAACGCCGACGCCCGTAGTCCGATCGGTCGAGGCGCGCGCAGAAAGGACCACCAGCGGCGACCTCACGCTGGCCTACCGGCTGCGCGGCGACATGGTGCGCCTGCGAATCCCGCCGCCCGCGACTCCCGGGCGTGCCAACGGCCTCTGGGAACACAGCTGCTTCGAGGCCTTCATCGGCATCGCTGGCGAGCCCGCGTACCTGGAGTTCAACTTCTCGCCATCCGGTGAATGGGCAAGCTACGCCTTCAAAGCCTACCGCCAGCCCGCAGCCGAGCCCGCGTCGCTGCCGGCGCCGCAGCTGACGGCCAGGCTGTCGGCCGGCCGCCTCGAACTCGAGGTGCTGGTTGCCGCCGCGGCCTTGCCGGCAGAGGCTGCCACGGCGACACTGCAGGTTGGTCTCGCCGCAGTGGTCGAAGCTGCCGATGTCGTCGATGGCAGCCACAGCTACTGGGCCTTGCACCATCCGGCCGGTCGGCCGGACTTTCATCATCGCGACGGCTTTCGCCTCGTGCTCGCGCCGGCTGCCGATTCTGCCTCAAGGAATTCCTGA
- a CDS encoding YhbY family RNA-binding protein has product MLNLNSEERRALRARAHSLQPVVAISQNGLSEPVVREIDASLAAHELIKVRVYNDDREERENFLASLCERLAAAPVQHIGKLLVLWRPRPEQQAAPHRGRLRRNLPRRSKRSFQGNTDG; this is encoded by the coding sequence ATGCTCAACCTGAACTCCGAAGAGCGGCGCGCGCTGCGCGCCCGCGCCCATTCTCTGCAGCCGGTGGTGGCGATCAGCCAGAACGGACTCTCCGAACCGGTCGTGCGGGAAATCGACGCCAGCCTGGCGGCGCACGAACTGATCAAGGTACGGGTCTACAACGATGACCGCGAAGAGCGCGAGAACTTCCTCGCCAGTCTTTGCGAGCGGCTGGCTGCGGCGCCGGTGCAGCACATCGGCAAGCTCCTCGTTCTCTGGCGGCCGCGCCCGGAGCAGCAGGCAGCGCCGCACCGGGGGCGCCTGCGGCGCAACCTGCCACGGCGCAGCAAACGCAGTTTCCAGGGCAACACCGACGGCTGA
- a CDS encoding DUF4149 domain-containing protein, translated as MRRLAEILHGVALTLWVGGLWSIGYLVAPTLFHALSNDRQLAGQLAGRLFELIGWVGLVCAIYVLLFLLVRLRRAALRRWDFWLLILMLLLTVVGLFGVQPLLAQLKADALPREVMASVLRDRFAAWHGVSSILYLLQSLVGLLLVAAAARGVR; from the coding sequence ATGCGGCGCCTTGCCGAGATTCTGCATGGGGTCGCCCTGACGCTCTGGGTGGGTGGCCTGTGGTCGATCGGCTACCTGGTCGCGCCAACGCTGTTTCACGCCCTGAGCAACGACCGCCAGCTGGCCGGCCAGCTGGCCGGCCGCCTGTTCGAACTGATCGGCTGGGTGGGGCTGGTGTGTGCCATCTATGTGTTGCTTTTCCTGCTCGTACGCCTGCGCAGAGCGGCACTGCGGCGTTGGGATTTCTGGCTGCTGATCCTGATGTTGCTGCTGACGGTCGTCGGTCTCTTCGGCGTCCAGCCACTGCTCGCGCAGCTCAAGGCCGACGCCCTGCCGCGCGAGGTCATGGCGAGTGTCTTGCGTGACCGCTTTGCGGCCTGGCATGGCGTATCCAGCATCCTCTACCTGTTGCAGAGTCTCGTCGGCCTGCTGCTGGTTGCCGCCGCGGCGCGCGGTGTTCGCTAG
- a CDS encoding ATP-dependent metallopeptidase FtsH/Yme1/Tma family protein, which yields MNNMFKNLAVWLVIGLVLMTVFNQFNNRQVAQQSMEYSQFIEEVGKGNIAKVVIEGRVLKATTTDGRKLTSYAPPDLWMVSDLLKHGVKIEAKPEEEQSFLMSIFVSWFPMLLLIGVWIFFMRQMQGGGRGGAFSFGKSKARLLDESTNTITFADVAGCDEAKEEVSELVDFLRDPSKFQKLGGRIPKGVLLVGNPGTGKTLLAKAIAGEAKVPFFSISGSDFVEMFVGVGAARVRDMFKNAKKHAPCIIFIDELDAVGRQRGAGLGGGNDEREQTLNQMLVEMDGFEGSVGVIVIAATNRPDVLDPALMRPGRFDRQVVVPLPDIRGREQILVVHMRKVPLSPDVKADIIARGTPGFSGADLANLVNEAALFAARGNKRLVDMEDFEKAKDKIMMGAERRSMVMNEDERRNTAYHESGHAVVAKLMPKSDPVHKVTIIPRGRALGLTMQLPEEDRYAYDRVYLMSRIAVLFGGRIAEELFMNQMTTGASNDFERATQMARDMVTRYGMSDALGPMVYGENEGEVFLGRSVTTHKNMSEATMEKVDREIRRIIDEQYALARRLLEEHRDKVEAMAAALLELETIDADQINDIMHGKPPRPPKQTQLPSANKSDHNAPDAAPSAPPAPA from the coding sequence TTGAATAACATGTTCAAGAATCTGGCAGTCTGGCTGGTGATCGGTCTCGTCCTGATGACCGTTTTCAACCAGTTCAACAATCGCCAGGTGGCCCAGCAGTCGATGGAGTACTCGCAGTTCATCGAGGAGGTCGGCAAGGGCAACATCGCCAAGGTGGTGATCGAGGGGCGGGTCCTCAAGGCAACGACCACCGATGGTCGCAAGCTGACGAGCTATGCTCCGCCCGACCTGTGGATGGTCTCGGATCTTCTCAAGCACGGCGTCAAGATCGAAGCCAAGCCGGAAGAAGAGCAGTCGTTCCTGATGAGCATCTTCGTCAGCTGGTTCCCGATGCTGCTGCTGATCGGCGTCTGGATCTTCTTCATGCGCCAGATGCAGGGCGGCGGCCGCGGTGGTGCCTTTTCGTTCGGCAAGAGCAAGGCGCGCCTGCTTGACGAGTCGACCAACACAATCACTTTTGCCGACGTTGCCGGCTGCGACGAGGCGAAGGAAGAAGTCTCCGAACTCGTCGACTTCCTGCGCGACCCGTCGAAGTTCCAGAAACTTGGCGGACGCATCCCGAAGGGCGTGCTGCTCGTCGGCAATCCGGGAACCGGCAAGACGCTGCTGGCGAAGGCCATTGCCGGCGAGGCCAAGGTACCCTTCTTTTCCATTTCCGGCTCGGATTTCGTGGAGATGTTCGTCGGTGTCGGTGCTGCGCGGGTTCGCGACATGTTCAAGAACGCCAAGAAGCACGCTCCGTGCATCATCTTCATCGATGAGCTCGATGCCGTCGGCCGCCAGCGTGGTGCTGGCCTCGGCGGTGGCAACGACGAACGCGAGCAGACGCTGAACCAGATGCTGGTCGAAATGGACGGCTTCGAAGGCAGTGTCGGCGTCATCGTCATTGCCGCGACCAACCGGCCGGACGTGCTGGATCCTGCACTGATGCGTCCGGGCCGCTTCGATCGCCAGGTGGTCGTTCCGCTGCCCGACATCCGTGGCCGCGAACAGATCCTGGTGGTGCACATGCGAAAGGTACCGCTGTCACCGGATGTCAAGGCTGACATCATCGCTCGCGGCACACCGGGCTTTTCGGGTGCCGACCTCGCCAATCTGGTCAACGAAGCGGCGCTTTTTGCCGCTCGCGGCAACAAGCGCCTGGTGGACATGGAGGATTTCGAGAAGGCCAAGGACAAGATCATGATGGGCGCCGAGCGGCGGAGCATGGTCATGAACGAGGACGAGAGGCGCAATACGGCCTATCACGAGTCGGGGCATGCGGTGGTTGCCAAGCTCATGCCGAAGTCGGATCCGGTACACAAGGTGACGATCATTCCGCGTGGTCGTGCCTTGGGACTGACCATGCAGTTGCCTGAAGAGGATCGCTACGCCTATGACCGCGTCTACCTGATGAGTCGCATTGCCGTTCTCTTCGGCGGCCGGATTGCCGAAGAACTGTTCATGAACCAGATGACGACCGGTGCCTCGAACGACTTCGAGCGCGCGACGCAGATGGCACGTGACATGGTCACTCGCTACGGCATGTCGGACGCCCTGGGTCCGATGGTGTACGGGGAGAACGAAGGCGAGGTCTTCCTTGGGCGATCGGTGACGACGCACAAGAACATGTCGGAAGCGACGATGGAGAAGGTAGACCGCGAGATCCGCCGCATCATCGACGAACAGTACGCCCTCGCCCGCCGTCTGCTGGAGGAGCACCGCGACAAGGTCGAGGCGATGGCGGCGGCGCTGCTCGAGTTGGAAACGATCGATGCCGACCAGATCAATGACATCATGCACGGCAAGCCGCCGCGGCCGCCAAAGCAGACACAGCTGCCTTCGGCCAACAAGAGCGATCACAACGCGCCCGACGCGGCGCCGAGCGCGCCGCCGGCCCCCGCCTGA
- the greA gene encoding transcription elongation factor GreA, protein MSKVPVTVKGAEQLRAELHHLKSVERPRAIAAIAEARSHGDLSENAEYDAAKERQGFIEGRIKEFESKLANAQVIDPKLLDADGRCVFGATLDLEDQETGVRVCYQIVGEDEADIKGGKISINSPIARALIGKFAGDIAEVQAPGGVREYEVIDVRYE, encoded by the coding sequence ATGAGCAAAGTACCCGTAACCGTCAAGGGCGCAGAACAGCTGCGTGCCGAACTGCATCACCTGAAGAGCGTCGAGCGTCCGCGGGCGATTGCGGCGATCGCCGAGGCGCGCTCGCACGGCGACCTTTCGGAGAATGCCGAGTACGACGCTGCCAAGGAAAGGCAGGGCTTCATCGAGGGCCGCATCAAGGAGTTCGAGAGCAAGCTCGCCAACGCCCAGGTCATCGACCCGAAGCTCCTCGATGCCGACGGGCGCTGCGTCTTTGGCGCAACGCTCGACCTCGAGGACCAGGAAACCGGCGTCCGGGTGTGCTACCAGATCGTCGGCGAAGACGAGGCCGACATCAAGGGCGGCAAGATCTCGATCAATTCGCCGATCGCGCGGGCGCTCATCGGCAAGTTCGCCGGCGACATCGCCGAGGTGCAGGCACCGGGCGGCGTTCGCGAATACGAAGTCATCGACGTTCGCTACGAGTGA
- a CDS encoding DUF1343 domain-containing protein, whose protein sequence is MPTLLCGLDRLLSDPDLRRPLRGRRLALLAHPASVSADLRHALDALAELPDLRLTAAFGPQHGLRGDKQDNMVESAEFFDPQHGIPVFSLYGTVRRPTAEMMSSFDVLLVDLQDLGCRIYTFITTLLYVLEAAALRGKEVWILDRPNPVGRPVEGLLLRPGWQSFVGAGPLPMRHGLTMGELACWFVSEFELELDCTVIRMHGWAPASAPGYGWPTGQRSWINPSPNAPSLAMARCYAGTVMLEGSSLSEGRGTTRPLELFGAPDVDARRLIAGMHALAPTWLQGCRLRACWFEPTFHKHAGQLCHGIQIHVDDDAYGHEMFRPWRLQSLAFKVLRQLQPDYPLWRDFPYEYELDRLAIDLISGSPLLRQWVDDPTATPGDLDAISRADEDAWLQMRQDFLLY, encoded by the coding sequence ATGCCCACCCTCCTCTGCGGCCTCGACCGTTTGCTCAGCGACCCCGACCTGCGGCGGCCCCTGCGTGGCCGCAGGCTGGCGCTGCTCGCCCACCCGGCATCGGTCAGCGCCGACCTCAGGCATGCGCTCGACGCGCTGGCGGAACTGCCCGATCTGCGCCTGACCGCCGCGTTCGGACCGCAGCACGGATTGCGCGGCGACAAGCAGGACAACATGGTCGAGTCGGCCGAGTTCTTCGACCCGCAGCACGGCATCCCGGTATTCAGCCTCTACGGTACGGTACGACGGCCGACCGCGGAGATGATGTCGAGCTTCGACGTCCTGCTGGTCGACCTGCAGGATCTGGGCTGCCGCATCTACACCTTCATCACCACGCTGCTGTACGTTCTCGAGGCTGCCGCCCTGCGGGGCAAGGAAGTATGGATCCTGGACCGACCGAACCCGGTCGGGCGGCCGGTCGAAGGATTGCTGCTGCGCCCCGGCTGGCAGAGCTTCGTCGGTGCCGGACCGCTGCCGATGCGCCACGGCCTCACGATGGGCGAACTCGCCTGCTGGTTCGTCAGCGAGTTCGAACTCGAACTCGACTGCACGGTCATCCGGATGCATGGCTGGGCGCCGGCGTCGGCACCCGGCTACGGCTGGCCGACCGGCCAGCGCAGCTGGATCAACCCGAGCCCCAACGCGCCCAGCCTGGCGATGGCGCGCTGTTATGCCGGCACCGTGATGCTCGAGGGCAGCTCACTTTCCGAGGGGCGCGGCACGACCCGCCCGCTCGAGCTGTTTGGCGCACCCGACGTCGACGCGCGCCGGCTGATCGCCGGCATGCATGCGCTGGCGCCGACCTGGCTGCAGGGCTGCCGCCTGCGCGCGTGCTGGTTCGAGCCGACCTTCCACAAACATGCCGGACAGCTCTGCCACGGCATCCAGATCCATGTCGACGACGACGCCTACGGGCACGAGATGTTCCGTCCGTGGCGCTTGCAGAGTCTCGCTTTCAAGGTCTTGCGGCAACTGCAGCCGGACTACCCGCTGTGGCGTGATTTTCCGTACGAGTACGAACTCGATCGGCTGGCGATCGACCTGATAAGCGGCTCGCCCCTGCTGCGGCAGTGGGTCGACGATCCGACGGCAACACCCGGCGACCTCGATGCGATCAGTCGCGCCGACGAAGACGCGTGGTTGCAGATGCGCCAGGACTTCCTGCTCTATTGA
- the msrA gene encoding peptide-methionine (S)-S-oxide reductase MsrA — translation MRHAFLLALLFVVATPVGAADTAVGKPGEVRTAIFAGGCFWCIEADFEKLPGVVAVESGYTAGRTLNPTYEQVSSGSTGHTEAVRVSYDARRISYVQLLDFFWRHIDPTVRNRQFCDVGSQYRSGIYWQDDFERKAAHGSRDALLASGKLPRIETEIAAASVFYPAEEYHQDYYRKNAVRYSYYRLSCGRDARIRQIWGDG, via the coding sequence ATGAGGCATGCTTTCCTCCTTGCGCTGTTGTTTGTCGTCGCCACTCCGGTTGGCGCTGCCGATACGGCTGTCGGCAAGCCAGGCGAAGTACGCACGGCGATCTTCGCGGGTGGCTGCTTCTGGTGCATCGAGGCGGACTTCGAAAAGTTGCCGGGAGTCGTCGCCGTCGAGTCGGGCTACACCGCCGGGCGAACGCTCAACCCGACCTACGAGCAGGTGAGTTCGGGAAGCACCGGTCACACCGAGGCGGTGCGCGTCAGCTACGACGCGCGGCGGATCAGCTACGTGCAACTCCTCGACTTCTTCTGGCGCCACATCGACCCGACCGTCAGGAACCGGCAGTTCTGCGACGTCGGCTCGCAGTATCGCAGCGGCATCTACTGGCAGGACGACTTCGAACGGAAGGCTGCCCATGGCAGTCGCGACGCCCTGTTGGCCAGTGGCAAGCTGCCGCGAATAGAAACCGAGATTGCCGCCGCCTCCGTATTCTATCCGGCCGAGGAATACCATCAGGACTACTACCGGAAGAATGCCGTGCGCTACTCGTACTATCGGCTTTCCTGTGGCCGCGATGCCCGGATCAGGCAAATCTGGGGCGATGGCTGA
- a CDS encoding 23S rRNA methyltransferase, which produces MKRSRSSNAWLREHVSDSYVQRARAEGYRSRAAYKLLQIDDRDHLLRPGDLVVDLGASPGGWSQVVAKRQQGRGRVIAVDMLAMEPLPGVVFLPGDFRQQEVLDRLQELLQEQRPGLVLSDMSPNISGISLCDQAQGMHLSELALDFARQWLQPDGCLLVKVFQGQGFDDFLVQMRLHFRLVCLRKPDASRDRSPEVYLLGRGLKA; this is translated from the coding sequence ATGAAGCGCAGCCGATCGAGCAACGCCTGGTTGCGTGAGCACGTCAGCGACAGTTATGTCCAGCGGGCCAGGGCAGAAGGCTACCGCTCGCGCGCCGCCTACAAGCTCCTGCAGATCGACGACCGGGACCATCTGCTCCGCCCTGGCGATCTGGTGGTCGATCTGGGCGCGAGTCCGGGCGGCTGGTCGCAGGTGGTCGCGAAGCGCCAGCAGGGTCGGGGTCGGGTCATTGCGGTCGACATGCTGGCCATGGAGCCGCTGCCGGGCGTCGTCTTCCTGCCGGGCGACTTTCGCCAGCAGGAGGTACTCGATCGTCTGCAGGAACTGCTGCAGGAACAGAGGCCGGGGCTGGTGCTTTCCGACATGTCGCCCAATATTTCCGGCATCAGCCTGTGCGATCAGGCTCAGGGCATGCATCTGTCGGAACTCGCTCTCGACTTTGCGCGTCAGTGGCTGCAACCGGACGGCTGTCTGCTGGTCAAAGTCTTTCAGGGTCAGGGCTTCGACGATTTTCTCGTCCAGATGCGCCTGCACTTCAGGTTGGTGTGCCTGCGCAAACCGGATGCCTCGCGTGATCGCAGCCCGGAAGTATATCTTCTCGGCAGGGGTCTCAAAGCTTGA